The following coding sequences lie in one Candidatus Limnocylindrales bacterium genomic window:
- a CDS encoding branched-chain amino acid ABC transporter permease gives MDFFLQLVVNGIVVGSIYALVALGFVLIYKASGILNLAQGEFLMVGAYIFFAIVDQFHVPLLPAFFLTLLFSFILGLLIERWVLRPLIGEPVISVIMVTLGLASVLRALVQAFYGTDTRPFPEFFSQKPVNLLGIPVATSYIGSFICVSLLVVLFSIFFKYTKTGIAMRATASDQQAAMSMGISIKRIFAISWSIAAVVSAIGGILLGNIRGGIDGSLVFLGLKVIPVVILGGLDSILGAILGGLLIGVFENLAGGYLDPFFGGGVKEVAPFVILVLILMIKPYGLFGTEEIERV, from the coding sequence ATGGATTTCTTCCTTCAACTGGTTGTAAACGGAATAGTAGTCGGAAGCATTTATGCCCTGGTTGCGTTGGGATTTGTTTTGATCTATAAAGCTTCCGGGATTCTCAACCTGGCCCAGGGAGAGTTTCTCATGGTCGGGGCTTATATTTTCTTTGCCATTGTTGATCAATTCCATGTACCCTTGCTTCCGGCCTTTTTTTTAACCCTCCTTTTCTCGTTTATATTAGGGCTCTTGATAGAGCGATGGGTTCTCAGGCCTTTGATAGGAGAACCGGTTATATCTGTCATTATGGTCACTTTGGGACTTGCCAGTGTACTACGGGCCCTGGTCCAGGCCTTCTATGGTACGGATACACGACCCTTTCCTGAGTTTTTTTCTCAAAAACCCGTCAATCTATTGGGAATTCCTGTCGCGACCAGTTATATCGGAAGCTTTATCTGTGTAAGTTTGTTGGTCGTTTTATTTTCCATATTTTTTAAATATACCAAAACGGGTATTGCCATGCGGGCCACGGCCAGTGACCAGCAAGCTGCCATGTCCATGGGAATTAGTATTAAAAGGATTTTCGCTATTTCCTGGAGTATTGCCGCGGTGGTTTCAGCCATAGGAGGCATTCTCCTGGGAAATATTCGCGGAGGAATAGATGGATCCCTGGTTTTTCTCGGTTTGAAAGTGATCCCGGTCGTTATCTTAGGGGGTCTGGACAGTATTCTTGGAGCCATTTTAGGTGGACTCCTGATAGGAGTTTTTGAGAACCTGGCCGGAGGTTATTTAGATCCTTTCTTTGGGGGAGGGGTTAAGGAAGTAGCCCCCTTTGTTATTCTGGTTTTAATTTTAATGATTAAACCTTATGGATTATTCGGGACCGAGGAGATAGAGCGGGTGTAG
- a CDS encoding branched-chain amino acid ABC transporter permease, whose amino-acid sequence MVAKCGDFKRSYSEDEAIFETRFVRACVVGWIIVLFIFPFLANSYLLDVANQIGVAIIGAIGLNILTGFTGQISIGHAAFLAIGAYTSAILTSKVEFSFWISLPLAGFITALIGMIFGVPSLRLKGLYLAMATFAAHFITEFTINHWESLTNGTAGILVPPPAIGTFQFDTDQRMYFIIFITAILLTFFARNLFRTKVGRAFIAIRDRDISAAVMGVNLFKYKLLAFAISSFYAGIAGALLAHHRKIITPENFPIWEAIRYLAMIIIGGLGSILGSIYGAIFMILLDEILRNITTTLSGIFPHMVGLLASLREGVFGVTIILFLIFEPDGLAARWYTIRSYWKLWPFSY is encoded by the coding sequence ATGGTAGCAAAGTGCGGAGATTTTAAGCGCAGCTATTCTGAAGACGAGGCCATCTTCGAGACCCGTTTTGTACGAGCTTGTGTGGTAGGATGGATTATAGTCCTTTTTATTTTTCCGTTTCTTGCCAATAGTTATCTTCTGGATGTAGCCAATCAAATTGGTGTTGCGATTATCGGTGCCATAGGGTTGAATATCCTGACGGGATTTACCGGTCAGATTTCTATCGGTCATGCGGCTTTTCTTGCTATAGGTGCCTATACTTCGGCTATTTTAACCTCGAAAGTAGAATTTTCTTTCTGGATTTCACTTCCTCTGGCCGGTTTCATCACCGCTTTAATTGGTATGATTTTTGGCGTACCTTCCCTGAGACTCAAGGGGTTATATCTGGCCATGGCCACTTTCGCCGCCCATTTTATTACCGAATTTACTATCAATCATTGGGAAAGTCTGACCAACGGAACGGCCGGAATCCTGGTTCCTCCTCCGGCTATAGGTACCTTTCAATTTGATACCGATCAACGCATGTACTTTATTATTTTCATCACGGCGATTCTGCTAACCTTTTTTGCCAGAAACCTTTTTCGTACAAAAGTAGGTAGGGCCTTTATTGCTATTCGAGATCGAGATATTTCTGCGGCTGTTATGGGGGTTAATCTATTTAAATATAAGCTGCTGGCTTTTGCCATTAGTTCTTTCTATGCAGGGATCGCAGGCGCTTTACTGGCACACCACCGTAAAATTATCACACCCGAGAACTTTCCCATTTGGGAGGCTATTCGATATTTGGCTATGATCATCATAGGAGGTCTGGGGAGTATCTTGGGTTCCATTTATGGAGCCATTTTCATGATCCTGTTGGATGAGATCCTTAGAAATATCACCACCACCCTAAGTGGCATATTTCCCCATATGGTGGGTTTATTAGCTTCTTTAAGGGAAGGGGTATTCGGTGTAACGATTATTCTTTTTTTAATTTTTGAACCCGATGGACTCGCAGCACGCTGGTATACCATTCGAAGTTATTGGAAACTCTGGCCGTTTTCATATTAA
- a CDS encoding OmpA family protein gives MAISKKRLSYGNDPKSLLSEVIEAGDNSVSEIERLRTLLIKPEIQGLSELRRQLTHLQHQIQNPEKLIRLLLPVIAELLSRKVAESGEHLASVLAPIMDEAIRKKIQQDREAITKTLGPILLDALKDQIPSSERELVEILTPVISKALFHQLKESSWEIVTALAPVMEVKIKEQLNSQREEMVHTLYPVIGRATIKYLSEVLKHFIQGVNESLYNFFSIKRRSQKARSTLSEPDSTLADSGFTSAPSPYPLLIITFVLLSLLFVPWGIYWQKNKVDRYTEAKIAGALASVPELTLHPLTVKVYRDTFKLSGWVPNEYLRLRAEQVARAVAPTLKLKNMIRAVPADPLIAAAEVKRVASMVNEIEGVSISASYRDGSVTIEGVVLFPIEERLVKPFEQIPGIRSLQVNVRQGKPGLTTRIYFDPASARLKPSELDKISQVKEFMDQHPNWRLKIIGHTDLNGPMEGKRSLALGRAENVRKALIHYGIEADRLQVDGIPEPPSHQEADQSLNLGRCVRFEPIEPPEELVSGYQRK, from the coding sequence ATGGCGATATCAAAGAAAAGGCTATCCTACGGAAATGATCCAAAGAGTCTCCTCTCTGAAGTTATCGAGGCAGGGGATAACTCTGTAAGCGAGATTGAACGTTTAAGAACTCTACTTATCAAACCGGAGATTCAAGGATTATCTGAATTACGTCGCCAACTCACACATCTCCAACATCAAATCCAAAATCCCGAGAAGCTTATCCGTTTACTTCTGCCTGTGATTGCAGAACTTTTGAGCCGTAAAGTTGCCGAGTCGGGAGAACACCTGGCAAGTGTCCTGGCTCCCATTATGGATGAAGCAATACGGAAAAAAATCCAGCAGGATAGAGAGGCTATCACCAAAACTTTAGGTCCTATCCTCCTGGATGCCCTGAAGGATCAGATTCCATCATCCGAAAGGGAACTCGTTGAAATTTTAACTCCTGTCATCTCGAAAGCCCTTTTCCATCAGCTTAAGGAATCTTCCTGGGAAATAGTTACGGCTCTCGCCCCGGTCATGGAGGTTAAGATTAAAGAGCAACTGAATTCCCAAAGGGAGGAAATGGTTCATACCCTTTATCCGGTTATTGGGCGTGCTACCATTAAATATCTATCTGAGGTACTAAAACATTTTATTCAGGGAGTGAACGAGAGCCTCTATAATTTTTTTTCAATTAAAAGGAGATCGCAAAAGGCTCGTTCTACATTATCTGAGCCGGATTCCACCTTAGCCGATTCCGGATTCACTTCTGCGCCTTCCCCTTATCCTCTACTTATCATCACCTTCGTACTTCTAAGCCTGCTTTTCGTTCCCTGGGGCATATATTGGCAGAAAAACAAAGTGGATCGTTATACCGAAGCTAAAATAGCTGGAGCTTTAGCTTCGGTTCCCGAGCTGACTCTACATCCTCTTACGGTGAAGGTCTACCGGGATACCTTCAAACTTTCTGGATGGGTTCCCAATGAGTATCTTCGTTTACGGGCGGAACAGGTGGCCCGGGCAGTTGCTCCGACTTTAAAGCTAAAAAATATGATTCGCGCGGTTCCTGCCGATCCTTTAATTGCAGCGGCTGAGGTGAAACGGGTAGCTTCTATGGTGAATGAGATTGAAGGTGTCTCTATTTCGGCGAGTTATCGGGATGGTTCTGTAACCATCGAAGGTGTTGTTTTATTTCCCATCGAAGAAAGGCTGGTTAAACCCTTTGAGCAAATTCCAGGGATTCGTAGCTTGCAGGTAAATGTCAGGCAGGGAAAACCCGGCCTTACTACCAGGATTTATTTTGATCCTGCCTCAGCCAGACTGAAGCCTTCCGAACTCGATAAAATAAGTCAGGTCAAGGAGTTTATGGATCAACATCCAAACTGGCGTCTCAAGATAATAGGCCACACAGATCTTAACGGTCCTATGGAAGGGAAACGTTCCCTGGCCTTGGGTCGGGCTGAGAATGTGAGAAAGGCTCTGATCCATTATGGAATCGAGGCCGACCGATTGCAGGTCGATGGAATTCCGGAACCGCCTTCCCATCAGGAGGCCGATCAATCCTTAAATCTGGGCAGATGTGTACGCTTTGAGCCTATAGAGCCGCCAGAGGAGCTGGTTTCGGGTTATCAAAGAAAATAA
- a CDS encoding diguanylate cyclase codes for MSILIIDDSQESRLLLKSILKAAGYTDVLTAGSAHEAFKILNLDGETKAPTPIDLILMDIMMPEIDGIEACKRIKAREHLRDIPIIMITALTDVEILKTAFAAGAMDYIAKPPNKVELLARVRSALRLKHEMDARKAREQELLEVTRQLEEANQILLRLSSLDGLTGIANRRRFDEFLDVEWRRGLRESAPLSLIMLDIDFFKAYNDAYGHQAGDDCLKVVANTLSNTVNRPGDLVARYGGEEFAVILPRTHPEGAVTVAELLRAKVEALKIPHSRSRVSDVVTISLGVSTVVPRPGYSTAALIAAADQALYQAKQEGRNRVRVRYPAPFPDYTLPESGKITP; via the coding sequence ATGAGTATACTGATCATCGATGATTCTCAGGAGAGTAGACTCTTGCTCAAATCTATCCTGAAAGCTGCCGGATATACCGATGTCTTAACCGCCGGATCAGCCCATGAAGCCTTCAAGATTCTGAATTTGGATGGTGAAACAAAAGCCCCGACCCCTATTGATTTGATTTTGATGGATATTATGATGCCTGAAATCGATGGAATTGAAGCCTGTAAACGGATCAAGGCAAGGGAACATCTTCGAGATATTCCGATTATTATGATTACGGCTCTGACCGATGTAGAAATTCTAAAAACCGCCTTTGCTGCAGGAGCCATGGATTATATAGCTAAACCCCCCAATAAAGTGGAGTTATTGGCGCGGGTACGCTCTGCTTTAAGACTTAAGCATGAAATGGATGCCCGCAAAGCCCGGGAGCAGGAACTATTGGAAGTAACCCGGCAGCTTGAAGAGGCCAATCAAATCCTGTTACGGCTCTCTTCCTTGGATGGATTGACGGGTATTGCGAATCGTCGGCGCTTTGATGAGTTTCTCGATGTGGAGTGGCGGCGGGGTCTCCGGGAATCTGCCCCGCTCTCTTTAATTATGCTGGATATAGATTTTTTTAAAGCTTATAATGATGCTTACGGTCATCAAGCGGGTGATGATTGTTTGAAGGTTGTAGCGAATACCTTGAGCAATACGGTGAATCGACCCGGTGATTTGGTAGCCCGCTATGGAGGCGAGGAATTTGCCGTCATTCTACCCCGAACGCATCCAGAAGGGGCTGTTACTGTAGCAGAACTGTTGCGGGCTAAAGTTGAGGCTTTAAAGATACCCCATTCCCGATCTCGGGTTAGCGACGTGGTAACCATCAGTTTGGGAGTTTCTACAGTTGTTCCCAGACCGGGTTACTCGACGGCCGCGCTCATTGCCGCAGCCGATCAGGCCCTCTATCAAGCCAAACAAGAAGGTCGTAATCGGGTAAGGGTCCGATATCCTGCACCTTTCCCTGATTATACACTTCCAGAATCCGGGAAGATAACGCCATGA
- a CDS encoding Hpt domain-containing protein, protein MTPDDPIKQNKKIVVYIDAELEELIPGFFENRRNDIKAIQEALAKGDYETIKILGHRMKGSGGGYGFDEISQIGGFLEQAAKKQNSQEIQKGLNKLLTYLENVEIVYKN, encoded by the coding sequence ATGACCCCAGATGATCCCATAAAACAAAATAAAAAAATCGTTGTCTATATAGATGCAGAGCTTGAAGAGCTTATCCCTGGCTTCTTTGAGAATAGACGTAATGATATAAAGGCTATCCAGGAAGCTCTGGCAAAAGGTGACTATGAGACAATAAAAATTTTGGGGCACCGTATGAAAGGTTCTGGAGGAGGTTATGGATTCGACGAGATCAGCCAGATAGGCGGCTTCCTTGAACAGGCGGCAAAAAAACAAAATTCACAAGAAATCCAAAAAGGGTTGAATAAGCTTTTAACTTATCTTGAAAATGTGGAAATCGTTTATAAAAATTAA
- a CDS encoding glycogen/starch/alpha-glucan phosphorylase, with protein MGERDFEKTTNEVSDFQKSIRYHLKYSLGRNWEKASGHDLFMAIALATRELMIDKMMETEERYQKADTKRLYYLSMEFLMGRSLGNNLYNLGIFDLCKEAAEKMGIDFEEVLERGEYDAALGNGGLGRLAACFLDSLATLGMPGYGYGINYEFGLFKQEIENGYQKEKPDHWLREKTPWQIERADEACIIPVYGRIGQGQGRNRSYNRSYKVMWTDWKTLIGVPYDMPIVGYGGKTVNFLRLYSAKSSDEFDIQIFNRGDYFKAVEQKISSEIVSKVLYPSDSVEAGRELRLIQEYFLVACAIRDIVYRYLKTRNTFDQFASKVAIQLNDTHPALAVAELMRILIDEYDVPWEKAWEITQGAIAYTNHTLLPEALEKWALPLIERVLPRHLQIIYEINQHFLKQVISVWPNDTHRISRMSIIEEGAPKQVRMAYLAIVGSHSVNGVSALHSELIKTSLVPDFYQLWPEKFNNKTNGVTQRRWLLQANPLLARLITHTLGDDWITNLDKLKDLECYAEDKGFQREFRMIKLANKDRLAKIIQDTTQILVDPDSLFDIQAKRLHEYKRQLLNVMHIIHQYLSLVEDGRELTVPKTYIFSGKAAPGYIMAKLIIKLIHNVGAVINKDPKVKGQIKVVFIPDYRVSLAEKIIPAADLSEQISTAGKEASGTGNMKFAMNGALTIGTLDGANVEMREEIGKENMYIFGLTAEEVDRMRKTGSYNPWDYYNKSPVIRRVMESIGSDRFCPGEPGLFRPIYNKILYNGDEYFHLADLESYISVQEEAAKEFKNPGLWTRKAILNVARIGKFSSDRTVSEYAQEIWGIKPVL; from the coding sequence ATGGGAGAAAGGGATTTCGAAAAAACGACGAACGAAGTTTCTGATTTTCAAAAATCTATCCGGTATCATCTTAAATATTCACTGGGAAGGAACTGGGAAAAAGCTTCCGGGCATGATCTCTTTATGGCTATTGCTTTAGCCACTCGAGAGTTAATGATCGACAAAATGATGGAAACCGAAGAGCGCTATCAGAAAGCCGATACGAAAAGGTTGTATTATTTATCCATGGAGTTTCTTATGGGCCGATCCTTAGGAAATAATCTCTACAATTTGGGGATTTTTGATCTTTGTAAAGAGGCCGCCGAGAAAATGGGGATTGATTTCGAAGAGGTTCTGGAACGCGGGGAATATGATGCGGCCCTGGGAAATGGGGGCTTAGGTCGTTTAGCGGCTTGCTTTCTGGATTCATTAGCTACTTTGGGGATGCCGGGATATGGATATGGAATCAACTACGAGTTTGGTCTTTTTAAACAAGAAATAGAAAACGGTTATCAGAAAGAAAAACCGGATCATTGGCTGAGGGAAAAGACCCCCTGGCAGATCGAGCGGGCCGATGAAGCCTGTATTATTCCCGTATATGGACGTATCGGTCAGGGACAGGGCCGAAATAGAAGTTATAATAGAAGTTATAAGGTGATGTGGACCGATTGGAAAACCTTAATCGGTGTTCCATATGATATGCCCATTGTAGGTTATGGGGGCAAGACGGTTAATTTCCTGAGATTGTACTCAGCCAAATCATCGGATGAGTTTGATATTCAGATATTCAATCGAGGGGATTATTTTAAGGCGGTAGAACAGAAAATCTCTTCGGAAATTGTTTCCAAGGTTCTCTATCCTTCAGACTCTGTGGAAGCCGGACGTGAACTTCGTTTGATTCAGGAATATTTCCTGGTAGCCTGTGCAATTCGAGATATTGTTTATAGATATCTAAAAACCCGCAATACTTTTGATCAGTTTGCTTCCAAGGTAGCCATCCAGCTCAACGATACCCATCCTGCCCTGGCAGTGGCCGAATTAATGCGGATCTTGATAGATGAATATGATGTACCCTGGGAAAAGGCCTGGGAAATTACTCAGGGAGCCATCGCCTATACGAATCATACCTTACTTCCTGAAGCCCTTGAAAAATGGGCATTACCCCTGATAGAACGGGTTCTACCCAGACATTTGCAGATTATCTATGAAATCAATCAGCATTTTCTAAAACAGGTAATTTCGGTTTGGCCAAACGATACCCATCGGATCAGTCGCATGTCGATCATTGAAGAGGGAGCCCCTAAACAGGTTCGTATGGCTTATCTGGCCATTGTAGGAAGTCATTCGGTCAATGGGGTTTCGGCCCTGCATTCTGAGCTTATAAAAACATCTTTAGTTCCTGATTTTTATCAACTCTGGCCGGAAAAATTCAATAACAAAACCAATGGAGTCACCCAACGTCGATGGTTATTGCAGGCGAATCCTTTACTGGCAAGATTGATAACTCACACCCTAGGAGATGACTGGATTACCAATCTGGATAAACTGAAGGATCTGGAATGTTATGCAGAAGATAAAGGGTTCCAGAGGGAATTTAGAATGATCAAATTAGCCAATAAAGACAGATTGGCAAAGATTATTCAGGACACCACGCAGATCCTCGTCGACCCGGATTCCCTCTTCGATATCCAGGCAAAACGCCTGCATGAGTATAAACGTCAACTGTTGAATGTCATGCATATTATTCATCAATATTTAAGCCTGGTAGAGGATGGAAGAGAGTTAACGGTTCCCAAGACTTATATTTTCTCGGGTAAAGCGGCTCCGGGTTATATAATGGCAAAATTAATCATTAAACTCATTCACAATGTCGGTGCGGTGATTAACAAAGACCCTAAGGTTAAAGGACAAATCAAAGTAGTATTTATTCCCGATTATCGGGTTTCGTTAGCTGAAAAGATCATTCCGGCAGCCGATTTAAGTGAGCAGATCTCCACAGCCGGTAAGGAGGCTTCAGGGACGGGGAATATGAAGTTTGCCATGAACGGAGCCTTAACCATCGGAACCCTGGATGGGGCCAACGTGGAGATGCGAGAAGAAATCGGAAAAGAGAATATGTATATATTTGGCTTGACCGCCGAAGAGGTGGATCGGATGAGAAAGACCGGTTCTTATAATCCCTGGGATTATTACAACAAGAGTCCGGTTATTCGGCGGGTTATGGAGAGTATCGGCTCGGATAGATTTTGTCCTGGGGAGCCCGGTCTGTTTCGGCCTATTTATAATAAAATTCTCTATAATGGGGATGAATATTTTCATCTGGCAGACCTGGAATCTTATATTTCAGTCCAGGAGGAAGCGGCCAAAGAATTTAAAAATCCAGGGCTTTGGACCAGGAAAGCCATCTTAAATGTGGCGCGGATTGGAAAATTCTCCAGTGATCGTACGGTTTCGGAATATGCTCAGGAGATATGGGGGATTAAGCCTGTATTGTAG
- the glgX gene encoding glycogen debranching protein GlgX, translating into MKVSSFKISRGSALPLGATVKRNGINFAVFSKHATSVTLVIFASGINDPVAEFPLDPKINRTGHIWHIFVQGMDPGLRYGYRMDRRLPAESSNSETSNSTPLIHRFDPSIVLVDPYARALSGGSIWGEIYLRKGDQGPYVKRNIRRSLIINNEFDWGPDQPLNIPLADSIIYELHVRGFTIHNSSGVQNPGTFAGLIEKIPYLKELGITAVELLPINEFQETDTDRVNPLTGERLLNFWGYNPISFFAPKASYASNGRNGNQVKEFKAMVKAFHEAGIEVILDVVFNHTAEGDERGTTFCFRGLDNAVYYMIDPKTGAYYNYSGCGNTLNCNHPVVRNMILDCLHYWVTEMHVDGFRFDLASILGRGEDGSVLSNPPVLENITADPVLANTKLIAEAWDAAGLYQVGSFPGGASLSAFNRWAEWNGKFRDDIRRFIRGDPGMVSALATRLVGSPDLYQGTGRAPYHSINFVTSHDGFTLADLVSYNHKHNEMNGENNLDGSNENFSWNCGWEGPLPPSWKGEKKWEEIHTLRLRQMKNLATLLLLSRGVPMILGGDEMGRTQQGNNNAYCQDNEISWVNWEFTKLHADLLRFFKLLIRFRKKHEVLRVKSFDESKPDKWGSISWHGIRLGQPDWSWESRSLAMHINGGLHDEDIYIIMNAHWEGHEFELPPFNKGRNTRWGWFRFIDTSLESPFDIAEEGREGYLVNQHSYPVGPRTVVVLVGKRL; encoded by the coding sequence ATGAAGGTATCCAGTTTTAAAATCTCTCGGGGATCTGCCCTTCCCTTAGGGGCAACAGTTAAACGAAACGGGATTAACTTTGCGGTTTTCTCCAAACACGCCACCTCGGTCACATTAGTGATTTTTGCTTCAGGAATCAACGACCCCGTTGCCGAGTTTCCTTTAGATCCCAAGATTAATCGAACGGGGCACATCTGGCATATCTTTGTCCAGGGGATGGATCCCGGCTTACGCTACGGTTATCGTATGGATAGACGACTTCCAGCAGAGTCTTCAAATTCTGAAACTTCAAATTCCACCCCTTTAATCCATCGGTTTGACCCCAGCATCGTTTTGGTGGATCCCTATGCCCGGGCTCTTTCAGGGGGATCCATTTGGGGAGAGATTTATCTCCGTAAAGGGGATCAGGGCCCTTATGTGAAGCGGAATATCCGACGTTCCTTAATTATAAACAATGAATTTGATTGGGGGCCGGATCAACCCTTAAATATCCCTCTGGCCGATTCCATTATCTACGAACTCCACGTTCGAGGTTTTACCATTCATAATTCTTCTGGGGTCCAAAATCCGGGAACTTTTGCCGGGCTTATCGAAAAGATTCCATATCTTAAAGAGTTGGGAATTACGGCGGTAGAACTCTTACCCATCAATGAATTCCAGGAAACGGATACCGATCGGGTAAATCCCTTAACCGGGGAACGTCTCCTTAATTTTTGGGGTTATAATCCCATCTCTTTTTTTGCTCCTAAGGCCTCTTATGCTTCCAACGGTCGAAACGGTAATCAGGTAAAGGAATTTAAAGCCATGGTCAAAGCCTTCCATGAAGCCGGCATCGAAGTGATTCTAGACGTAGTATTTAACCATACTGCCGAAGGGGACGAGCGGGGAACTACCTTTTGTTTTAGGGGATTGGATAATGCGGTCTATTATATGATCGATCCCAAAACAGGAGCTTATTACAATTATTCAGGTTGTGGCAACACGCTCAACTGTAATCATCCAGTGGTCCGAAATATGATACTGGATTGTTTACATTACTGGGTAACCGAAATGCATGTAGACGGATTTCGATTTGATCTGGCTTCCATTTTAGGCCGTGGGGAAGATGGTTCCGTTTTGTCTAACCCTCCTGTTTTAGAAAACATTACCGCAGACCCTGTTCTGGCTAATACCAAACTTATTGCAGAGGCCTGGGATGCGGCCGGCCTTTACCAGGTAGGAAGCTTTCCAGGCGGAGCCTCTCTTTCGGCCTTTAATCGCTGGGCTGAATGGAACGGGAAATTCCGGGATGATATACGAAGATTTATCCGGGGAGATCCGGGTATGGTCTCAGCCCTGGCAACTCGACTGGTAGGTAGTCCAGACCTTTATCAAGGGACCGGACGTGCCCCTTATCACAGCATTAACTTTGTAACCAGTCATGATGGATTCACTCTGGCCGACCTGGTTTCTTATAACCACAAGCATAATGAGATGAACGGAGAAAATAACTTAGATGGCTCTAATGAAAATTTCAGTTGGAATTGTGGGTGGGAAGGACCTTTACCCCCTTCTTGGAAAGGGGAAAAGAAATGGGAAGAGATTCATACCCTTCGCCTTCGTCAAATGAAAAACCTGGCTACCCTTCTCCTGCTTTCCCGAGGCGTGCCCATGATTTTGGGTGGGGACGAAATGGGACGAACCCAACAGGGTAATAATAATGCTTATTGTCAGGACAATGAAATAAGTTGGGTCAATTGGGAATTTACAAAACTCCATGCGGATTTGCTTCGATTTTTCAAACTCCTGATTCGATTTCGTAAAAAACACGAGGTTTTGAGGGTTAAAAGCTTTGATGAAAGTAAACCTGACAAATGGGGAAGCATATCCTGGCACGGTATCAGACTGGGACAACCTGACTGGTCCTGGGAATCACGATCCCTGGCCATGCATATAAACGGAGGCCTTCACGATGAAGATATTTACATAATTATGAATGCCCACTGGGAAGGCCATGAGTTTGAACTTCCTCCCTTCAATAAAGGACGGAATACCCGTTGGGGATGGTTCCGGTTTATTGATACCTCCCTTGAGTCTCCCTTTGACATAGCCGAAGAGGGCAGAGAAGGGTACCTGGTAAACCAGCATTCCTATCCGGTTGGCCCTCGTACAGTAGTTGTATTGGTGGGTAAAAGATTGTAG